The window GCGATCGCCTCGCCGACGACCTGCGTTCCGCGCCGGTACGCTTCGCGCTCGTAGACGCCCATCGGTCCGTTGAAGACAATCGTCTTTGCCCCTTCGATCGTGGCGGCGTACGCGGCCGCCGTCTGGGGACCGATATCGAGGATCATCTCGTCGCCGACCTCGCCGATCGAGACGACGCGGGCGGCGCTCTCGGCGTCGAACGAAGGTGCGACGACCGCATCGGTCGGAAGCGCGAGCGCGACGCCGCGCTCTTTCGTCAACGCGAGCACGCGGCGCGCCGGCTCGAGATCGTCGTCGCGGAGCGAGCGTCCGACGTTGACACCCGACGCCGCGAGAAACGTGTTCGCCATTCCGCCGCCGACGCAGAAGCCGTCGACGAGCTCGCTCAGCCGTTCGAGCAGCGCGATCTTATCTTTGACCTTCGCTCCGCCGATCGCGCAGACGAACGGCTTTGCCGGATGCTCGGTGAGGCGCGCGAGCGCGCTCAGCTCGGCTTCCATGAGAAATCCCGCAGCGCTCGGCAAGAGATGCGCGAGCCCTTCGGTCGAGGCGTGCGCGCGGTGCGCGGTCGCAAAGGCGTCGTTCACGTAGAGATCGCCGAGCGCGGCGAGACGACGCGCGAATGCGGGATCGTTGCGCTCCTCTTCGGGATGGAATCGCACGTTTTCGAGCAGCAGCAGGTCGCCGTCGCGCATCGCGTTCGCGGCGCGCTCCGCGACGGCGCCGACGCAGTCGTCCGCGAATGCGACGGGGCGCTGCAGCCGCTCCGCAAGCGCTTGCGCGATGGGGCGGAGCGAGAGCGCCGGATCGGGCTTGCCGTCGGGGCGCCCGAGGTGCGAGAGCACGATCGTGCGCGCCCCGTTGTCGTGGAGCCAGCGCAGCGTCGGAAGCGCCGCGTCGATTCGCGCGTAGTCTAAAATCTTGCCGTCGCCGAGCGGTACGTTGAGGTCCTCGCGGACGAGCACCCGTTTGCCTCGAACGTCGAGGTCCGTCAGCCGTCGAAAGGGCACTCTGCGGTCGCGAACTCCTAGACGCGCGCGGGGAGCGAGGCCAGCACCATCTCCGTGAGCTCGGCGAGGCGGCACGAGTAGCCCCATTCGTTGTCGTACCAGGCCGCGATCTGCACGAGGTCGCCGTTGGCGTTGGTGAGATGCGAGTCTACGATCGAGCTGTGCGGGTTCTTCTTGAAGTCGCTCGAGACCAGCTCGTCGTCGGTGTACGCGACGTACTTGCGCAGCTCGCCCTCGGCGGCGCGGCGCAGGATCTGATTGAGCTCGTCTTTCGTCGTGGGCCGCTTCGTCTGCGCGACGAGGTAGATCATCGAGACCGTCGGCGTCGGAACGCGAAGCGCGAATCCGTCGAAACTCCCTTCGACTTCCGGAATCGTCAAGAAGAGCGCCTTCGCCGCGCCCGTCGACGTCGGGATGATGTTCGTGGCGGCGTTGCGCGCGCGCCGGGGATCCTTGTGGGGCCCGTCGAGAACGTTCTGGTCGTTCGTGTACGAGTGAACCGTCGTCATGAATCCCTTCACCCAGCCGAGCGCATCGACGACCGGTTTGACGGCCGTCGCGAGGCAGTTCGTCGTACAGGACGCATTCGAGATGACGTCGTGGCGCGCCGGGTCGTACCGCTTCTCGTTCACGCCGAGCACGATCGTGATGTCCTCGCCCTTGGCCGGCGCCGAGATGAGAACTTTTTTCGCGCCGCCGCCGTCAATGTGCGCGCGAGCCTTGGCCGCGTCGGTGAAGAGTCCGGTCGACTCGATCACGACGTCCACGCCGAGGTCCTTCCACGGCAACTTCCCCGGGTCGCGTTCGGCAAGGACGCGGATCCGGCGGCCGTCGATCGTGAGCGTCGCGTCGCCGGAGCCGACCTCGCCCTCGTAAATTCCGTAGTTGCTGTCGTATTTGAAGAGCTGCGCGCACTGCCGCGCGTCGA is drawn from Candidatus Binatia bacterium and contains these coding sequences:
- a CDS encoding phosphoglycerate kinase translates to MPFRRLTDLDVRGKRVLVREDLNVPLGDGKILDYARIDAALPTLRWLHDNGARTIVLSHLGRPDGKPDPALSLRPIAQALAERLQRPVAFADDCVGAVAERAANAMRDGDLLLLENVRFHPEEERNDPAFARRLAALGDLYVNDAFATAHRAHASTEGLAHLLPSAAGFLMEAELSALARLTEHPAKPFVCAIGGAKVKDKIALLERLSELVDGFCVGGGMANTFLAASGVNVGRSLRDDDLEPARRVLALTKERGVALALPTDAVVAPSFDAESAARVVSIGEVGDEMILDIGPQTAAAYAATIEGAKTIVFNGPMGVYEREAYRRGTQVVGEAIAAATAAGAVSVVGGGDAAAAAHLLGFAAKTTFVSTGGGATLEFLEGKTLPGVAALER
- the gap gene encoding type I glyceraldehyde-3-phosphate dehydrogenase, which encodes MRIGINGFGRIGRNFTKAIVERHPAIEIAAVNDLIDARQCAQLFKYDSNYGIYEGEVGSGDATLTIDGRRIRVLAERDPGKLPWKDLGVDVVIESTGLFTDAAKARAHIDGGGAKKVLISAPAKGEDITIVLGVNEKRYDPARHDVISNASCTTNCLATAVKPVVDALGWVKGFMTTVHSYTNDQNVLDGPHKDPRRARNAATNIIPTSTGAAKALFLTIPEVEGSFDGFALRVPTPTVSMIYLVAQTKRPTTKDELNQILRRAAEGELRKYVAYTDDELVSSDFKKNPHSSIVDSHLTNANGDLVQIAAWYDNEWGYSCRLAELTEMVLASLPARV